Proteins encoded together in one Phyllostomus discolor isolate MPI-MPIP mPhyDis1 chromosome 6, mPhyDis1.pri.v3, whole genome shotgun sequence window:
- the LOC114500427 gene encoding olfactory receptor 52H1-like yields MYNLSCYNPSSFILMGIPGLEKFHIWIGIPFCIIYAVAIVGNCILLYLIAVEHSLHEPMFFFLSMLATTDLVLSTATVPKLLSNLWLGSQEITFSGCLTQMFFLHFSFVVDSAILLVMAFDRYVAICFPLRYTAILTPQVIIKLVVSIVVRSFSVILPDVFLLKRLPFCRTRIIPHTYCEHIGVARLSSADISINIWYGFAVPLMTVISDVIFIAISYTLILRAVFHLSSQGARQKALSTCGSHVCVILMFYTPAFFSILAHRFGHSVPRNMLILLANLYVAVPPALNPVVYGVKTKQIQDKFILLFSLKKT; encoded by the coding sequence ATGTATAACCTGAGCTGTTACAACCCCAGTTCCTTTATCCTTATGGGAATACCTGGCCTGGAGAAATTCCACATATGGATTGGGATTCCCTTTTGTATCATCTATGCTGTGGCTATTGTGGGCAATTGCATCCTACTCTACCTCATTGCTGTTGAGCACAGCCTCCATGAACCAATGTTCTTCTTCCTGTCTATGCTGGCTACCACAGACCTTGTTTTGTCCACTGCCACAGTGCCCAAACTGCTCAGTAACCTCTGGCTTGGCTCCCAGGAAATAACCTTCTCTGGTTGTCTCACCCAGATGTTCTTCCTCCACTTCAGCTTTGTGGTGGACTCAGCCATTCTGTTGGTCATGGCATTtgatcgctatgtggccatctgcttCCCCTTGAGATATACTGCCATCCTGACTCCGCAGGTGATCATCAAGCTTGTGGTGAGCATTGTTGTGAGGAGCTTCTCTGTTATCCTGCCAGATGTTTTTCTGCTAAAACGCTTACCCTTCTGCAGGACACGTATCATCCCACACACATACTGTGAACATATAGGGGTTGCTCGACTTTCCTCTGCTGACATATCCATCAACATCTGGTATGGATTTGCTGTGCCTCTCATGACTGTCATCTCAGATGTGATCTTTATTGCTATTTCCTATACTTTAATCCTCCGTGCTGTCTTTCACCTCTCCTCCCAGGGTGCCCGCCAAAAGGCCCTCAGCACCTGCGGCTCTCATGTCTGTGTTATCCTCATGTTTTATACACCTGCCTTCTTTTCCATCCTTGCTCATCGCTTTGGGCACAGTGTCCCTCGAAACATGCTAATCCTACTTGCCAATCTCTATGTGGCAGTTCCTCCTGCTCTCAATCCTGTTGTTTATGGAGTGAAGACCAAGCAGATTCAGGAcaaatttattctccttttttctttgaagaaaacatGA